One window from the genome of Saccharomyces mikatae IFO 1815 strain IFO1815 genome assembly, chromosome: 4 encodes:
- the HSP31 gene encoding glutathione-independent methylglyoxalase (similar to Saccharomyces cerevisiae HSP31 (YDR533C)) yields the protein MSPKKVLLALTSYNDVFYSDGAKTGVFVVEALHPFNTFRKKGYEVDFVSETGKFGWDEHSLVTDFLDGQDRDDFLNKSSDFNKTLARINTPKEVNADDYSIFFASAGHGTLFDYPKAKDLQDVASEVYANGGVVAAVCHGPVIFDGLTDKKTGKPLIKGKSITGFTDVGETMLGVDNIMKAKGLASVEDIAKKYGAKYLAPIGPWDDYSITDGKVVTGVNPASAYSTAVRSIEALEN from the coding sequence ATGTCtccaaaaaaagttttacTAGCTCTTACTTCCTATAACGATGTGTTCTACAGTGATGGAGCTAAGACCGGTGTGTTTGTTGTAGAGGCTTTACATCCCTTCAACACATTTAGAAAAAAGGGTTATGAAGTCGATTTTGTATCTGAAACTGGAAAATTTGGTTGGGATGAACATTCCTTAGTTACGGATTTTCTAGACGGTCAAGACAGAGATGACTTCTTAAATAAAAGTTCCGATTTTAATAAGACATTGGCCAGAATCAATACTCCAAAAGAAGTAAACGCGGACGAttatagtattttttttgcatcTGCTGGTCATGGTACCTTATTTGATTACCCAAAAGCAAAAGACTTGCAAGACGTTGCATCTGAAGTCTATGCTAACGGCGGTGTTGTCGCTGCAGTTTGTCATGGTCCTGTTATTTTCGATGGGTTAACCGACAAGAAAACAGGGAAGCCATTGATTAAAGGCAAATCTATCACCGGTTTTACTGATGTCGGTGAGACCATGCTGGGTGTTGATAACATTATGAAAGCCAAGGGCCTGGCATCTGTGGAAGATATCGCCAAAAAATATGGAGCTAAATATCTAGCTCCTATTGGACCCTGGGATGATTATTCAATCACTGATGGAAAAGTGGTAACTGGTGTTAATCCAGCTTCAGCCTACTCCACTGCCGTTAGATCTATTGAAGCCCTAGAGAATTGA
- the STL1 gene encoding glucose-inactivated glycerol proton symporter STL1 (similar to Saccharomyces cerevisiae STL1 (YDR536W)), giving the protein MKVSKVSKIKGKFISRTSHWGLTGQKLRYFITIASMTGFSLFGYDQGLMASLITGKQFNYEFPATKENGDHDRHATVVQGATTSCYELGCFVGSLFVMFYGERIGRKPLILLGSIITIIGAIISTCAFRGYWALGQFIVGRVVTGVGTGLNTSTIPVWQSEMSKPENRGLLVNLEGSTIAFGTMIAYWIDFGLSYTNSSVQWRFPVSMQIVFALFLLAFMINLPESPRWLISQSRTEEARYLVGTLDDADPNDEEVITEVAMLHDAVNRTKHEKHSLSSLFSRGKSQNLQRALIAASTQFFQQFTGCNAAIYYSTVLFNKTIKLDYRLSMIIGGVFATIYALSTIGSFFLIEKLGRRKLFLLGATGQAVSFTITFACLVKENKENARGAAVGLFLFITFFGLSLLSLPWIYPPEIASMKVRASTNAFSTCTNWLCNFAVVMFTPIFIGQSGWGCYLFFAVMNYLYIPVIFFFYPETAGRSLEEIDIIFAKAYEDGTQPWRVANLLPKLSLQEVEDHANALGSYDDEMEKDDFAEDRLEDTYNQMNGDNSSSSSNIKNEDTVNDKATSEN; this is encoded by the coding sequence ATGAAGGTTTCAAAAGTATCTAAGATTAAAGGAAAATTTATAAGCAGAACCAGTCATTGGGGATTAACAGGTCAGAAGTTGCGGTATTTTATCACCATTGCGTCCATGACGGGTTTCTCATTGTTTGGATACGACCAAGGATTAATGGCAAGTTTAATCACTGGTAAACAATTCAACTACGAATTTCCAGctacaaaagaaaacggTGACCATGACAGACATGCAACTGTAGTGCAAGGTGCAACTACTTCCTGTTATGAATTAGGTTGTTTTGTAGGTTCATTGTTTGTTATGTTTTATGGTGAAAGAATCGGTAGAAAGCCGTTAATCCTTTTGGGGTCTATAATAACTATTATAGGTGCTATTATCTCCACATGTGCATTTCGTGGCTACTGGGCATTGGGTCAGTTTATCGTCGGGAGAGTTGTCACAGGTGTTGGTACGGGCTTAAATACTTCCACTATTCCCGTTTGGCAATCTGAGATGTCTAAGCCAGAAAATAGAGGTTTGCTAGTTAATCTAGAAGGTTCTACAATCGCATTCGGTACCATGATCGCTTACTGGATTGACTTTGGATTGTCATACACAAATAGCTCCGTTCAATGGAGATTTCCCGTATCGATGCAAATCGTTTTTGCCCTGTTCCTACTTGCTTTCATGATTAATTTACCTGAGTCACCTCGTTGGTTGATTTCTCAGAGTCGAACTGAAGAAGCACGCTATCTGGTGGGAACGCTAGACGATGCAGATCCAAATGACGAAGAAGTTATCACAGAAGTTGCTATGCTTCACGACGCTGTCAACAGGACCAAACACGAAAAGCATTCTTTGTCTAGTTTGTTCTCCAGAGGCAAATCCCAAAATTTACAAAGAGCCTTGATTGCAGCTTCAacacaattttttcagcagTTTACTGGTTGTAACGCTGCCATATACTATTCTACTGTGCTATTCAACAAGACAATTAAACTAGATTATAGATTATCAATGATTATAGGTGGTGTCTTCGCAACAATCTATGCCTTATCTACTATCGGTTCGTTCTTTTTGATAGAAAAGCTAGGTAGACGTAAGCTATTTTTATTAGGTGCCACAGGCCAAGCTGTTTCATTCACAATTACATTCGCATGCCTGGTTAAAGAGAATAAAGAGAATGCAAGAGGTGCCGCCGTCGGTctatttttgttcattaCGTTCTTCGGTTTATCCTTGTTATCATTGCCATGGATATATCCACCAGAAATTGCATCAATGAAAGTTCGTGCATCAACAAACGCTTTCTCTACATGCACTAATTGGCTGTGTAACTTTGCTGTGGTTATGTTCACCCCCATTTTTATCGGACAGTCCGGATGGGGTTGCTACTTATTCTTTGCTGTTATGAATTATCTGTACATTCCagttattttctttttctaccCTGAAACTGCAGGTAGAAGtttagaagaaatagataTTATCTTTGCTAAAGCCTATGAAGATGGTACTCAACCATGGAGAGTCGCAAATCTCCTACCTAAATTGTCGTTACAAGAGGTCGAAGATCATGCCAATGCTTTGGGCTCGTACGACGACGAGATGGAAAAGGATGATTTTGCTGAAGATAGACTTGAGGATACATACAACCAAATGAAcggtgataactcatctagttcttcaaacattaaaaatgaagacaCAGTTAATGATAAGGCAACTTCAGAAAACTGA
- the PAD1 gene encoding phenylacrylic acid decarboxylase PAD1 (similar to Saccharomyces cerevisiae PAD1 (YDR538W)), which yields MFLLPSKVTSAFLKSTGLFARFPLLSRTISNSSSLPSYELSKDVARISTLPPRPKKIVVAITGATGVALGIRLLQVLKELSVETHLVISKWGAATMKYETDWEPHDVAALATRTYSFRDVSACISSGSFQHDGMIVVPCSMKSLAAIRIGFTEDLITRAADVAIKENRKLLLVTRETPLSSIHLENMLSLCRAGVIIFPPVPAFYTRPKSMDDLLEQSVGRILDCFGIHADTFPRWEGIKSK from the coding sequence ATGTTCCTGTTGCCCAGTAAAGTCACATCAGCTTTTCTAAAATCTACAGGCCTGTTTGCTAGGTTTCCTTTGTTAAGTAGAACCATTTCAAACTCTTCCTCTCTTCCTTCTTATGAACTATCAAAGGATGTAGCCAGAATATCAACTTTGCCTCcaagaccaaaaaaaattgttgtcGCGATTACTGGCGCGACTGGTGTTGCGTTGGGAATCAGACTTCTCCAAGTGTTAAAAGAGTTGAGCGTTGAAACACATTTAGTAATATCAAAATGGGGTGCAGCGACAATGAAATATGAAACAGATTGGGAACCACATGACGTAGCAGCATTGGCAACTAGAACATACTCTTTTCGGGATGTTTCCGCATGCATTTCATCTGGATCTTTTCAGCATGATGGTATGATTGTGGTACCCTGTTCCATGAAATCACTAGCTGCGATTAGAATAGGTTTCACAGAGGATCTAATCACGAGAGCTGCTGATGTTGcaattaaagaaaaccGTAAGTTACTATTAGTTACTCGAGAAACACCTTTATCCTCTATCCACCTTGAAAACATGCTGTCCTTATGTAGGGCAGGTGTTATAATATTCCCTCCAGTGCCTGCATTTTATACAAGACCCAAAAGTATGGATGACCTGTTGGAACAAAGCGTCGGTAGGATTTTAGACTGCTTTGGCATCCACGCTGACACTTTTCCTCGTTGGGAGGGGATAAAGAGCAAGTAG
- the FDC1 gene encoding putative phenylacrylic acid decarboxylase FDC1 (similar to Saccharomyces cerevisiae FDC1 (YDR539W)) — MRKLNPALEFRDFIQVLKDEDDLIEITEEIDPNLEVGAIMRKAYESNLPAPLFKNVKGASKNLFSILGCPAGLRSKEKGDHGRIAHHLGLDPKTTIKEIIDYLLECKGKEPLSPTPVPVSSAPCKTHILSEEKIHLQSLPTPYLHVSDGGKYLQTYGMWILQTPDRKWTNWSIARGMVVDDKHITGLVIKPQHIRQIADSWAAIGKGNEIPFALCFGVPPAAILVSSMPIPEGVSESDYVGAILGESVPVVKCETSDLMVPATSEMVFEGTLSLTDTHLEGPFGEMHGYVFEGQGHPCPLYTVKAMSHRDNAILPVSNPGLCTDETHTLIGSLVATEAKELAIESGLPVLDAFMPYEAQALWLVLKVDVKQLQELKTTPEEFCKKVGDIYFRTKVGFIVHEIVLVADDIDIFNFKEVIWAYVTRHTPVADQTIFEDVTSFPLAPFVSQSFRSKTLKGGKCVTNCIFRQQYERNFDYITCNFEKGYPKELVDKVNENWNNYGYK; from the coding sequence ATGAGAAAACTAAATCCTGCTTTAGAATTCCGAGACTTCATCCAGGTTCTCaaggatgaagatgactTAATCGAAATCACTGAAGAGATTGATCCGAATCTAGAAGTGGGCGCAATCATGAGGAAGGCGTACGAATCCAATTTACCAGCTCCgttattcaaaaatgttAAAGGTGCTTCGAAGAATCTTTTCAGCATTTTGGGTTGTCCAGCCGGTTTGAGAAGTAAGGAAAAAGGTGATCATGGTAGAATTGCCCATCATCTAGGCCTTGACCCAAAGACAACGATCAAGGAAATTATAGACTATTTATTGGAATGTAAGGGCAAAGAGCCACTTTCCCCGACCCCCGTTCCTGTATCATCCGCACCTTGCAAGACACATATACtttctgaagaaaaaattcatttacAAAGTCTGCCAACGCCATATTTACATGTTTCTGACGGCGGTAAGTACTTGCAAACGTACGGAATGTGGATTCTTCAAACTCCAGATAGAAAATGGACTAATTGGTCAATTGCTAGAGGTATGGTTGTCGATGATAAGCATATCACAGGTCTGGTAATTAAACCACAACACATCAGGCAAATTGCCGACTCTTGGGCAGCTATTGGCAAAGGAAATGAAATCCCTTTTGCTTTATGTTTTGGTGTTCCGCCAGCGGCAATTTTAGTTAGTTCCATGCCAATTCCTGAGGGTGTCTCTGAATCGGATTATGTCGGAGCAATCTTGGGTGAATCAGTACCCGTTGTAAAATGTGAAACTAGTGACTTAATGGTTCCTGCAACTAGCGAGATGGTTTTTGAGGGTACCTTATCGCTGACAGATACACATCTAGAGGGCCCATTCGGTGAAATGCATGGGTATGTTTTTGAAGGCCAAGGTCACCCTTGCCCATTGTATACTGTCAAAGCCATGAGTCACAGAGATAATGCTATTCTTCCTGTATCCAACCCGGGTCTTTGTACGGATGAAACTCACACTTTGATTGGTTCACTAGTGGCCACTGAGGCTAAGGAGCTTGCTATCGAATCTGGCTTGCCAGTTCTGGATGCCTTTATGCCGTATGAGGCTCAGGCCCTTTGGCTGGTTCTGAAGGTTGACGTAAAACAGCTGCAGGAGCTGAAGACTACACCAGAAGAATTTTGCAAGAAGGTAGGTGACATCTACTTTAGGACAAAGGTTGGATTTATCGTCCATGAGATAGTTTTAGTTGCAGACGATATTGATatattcaatttcaaagaagTCATCTGGGCCTATGTCACAAGACATACTCCTGTTGCAGACCAGacaatttttgaagatgtCACATCTTTTCCTTTGGCTCCCTTTGTTTCGCAGTCATTTAGAAGTAAAACTCTAAAAGGTGGAAAATGTGTTACGAATTGCATATTCAGACAGCAATATGAGCGCAACTTTGATTACATCACTtgtaattttgaaaagggaTATCCAAAGGAATTAGTTGATAAagtaaatgaaaattgGAATAATTATGGATATAAATAA